From a single Anaerolineaceae bacterium oral taxon 439 genomic region:
- a CDS encoding conjugal transfer protein TraX gives MSTFGLKMLAATFMLLDHVYLYFFAPSLGAPLILTCIGRMAYPLFLFCMVWGYHYTRSRKVYLLRLYLLSIFMTVFCYAVDSYFPTENGFGFHNIFLSLFLVGALISTIEIFQKDRKRGIVLFSVIFAVQVLYIYAERILRAVFPSLPGLSGDTITGIVPNLYLNEYGFEFVALGVLMYFLKDRKELFCAAYILFCIAQFSAEMISGELGLPVQWLMIAALPLMMSYNHEKGRGMKYFFYVFYPAHAFLLFYLANFAVGSS, from the coding sequence ATGAGTACGTTTGGGTTAAAAATGTTGGCTGCGACGTTCATGCTGCTGGATCATGTTTATTTGTACTTTTTCGCCCCGTCGCTGGGCGCGCCTTTGATCCTGACCTGTATCGGACGGATGGCGTATCCGTTGTTTTTGTTTTGTATGGTCTGGGGGTATCACTATACGCGCAGCCGCAAGGTTTACCTGCTGCGGTTGTACCTGTTGAGTATCTTCATGACCGTCTTCTGTTACGCTGTCGATTCTTATTTCCCAACCGAAAACGGCTTCGGATTTCATAATATTTTCCTGAGCCTGTTTCTTGTTGGCGCGCTGATCAGTACGATCGAAATTTTCCAGAAAGACCGGAAGCGGGGGATTGTCCTGTTCAGCGTTATTTTCGCGGTTCAGGTTTTATATATCTATGCGGAGCGGATATTGCGCGCGGTTTTTCCATCCCTGCCAGGGCTGAGCGGCGACACGATCACCGGGATCGTTCCGAATCTGTACCTGAACGAATACGGTTTTGAATTCGTTGCGCTCGGCGTTCTGATGTACTTCCTTAAGGACAGGAAGGAGCTGTTTTGCGCGGCGTATATCCTGTTTTGTATCGCCCAGTTCAGCGCTGAGATGATTTCGGGTGAGTTGGGTCTTCCGGTGCAATGGCTGATGATTGCGGCGCTGCCGCTGATGATGAGCTACAATCATGAAAAAGGCCGGGGCATGAAATATTTCTTTTACGTTTTTTATCCGGCGCATGCGTTCCTGCTGTTTTACCTGGCGAATTTTGCGGTGGGATCGAGCTGA
- a CDS encoding two-component sensor histidine kinase — protein MKILIAFLIFLTLAAIGSAVRLWRVKKRLSEMTGALRDVRDGNGNRRLLAGPSEPIAPLAYEMNEIVRAYEDRLAQFRQTAETNKRLMTSLSHDVRTPLTTLIGYLDAAQKGIVTGKEREEYIETARRKAYDLKAYIDVLFDWFKLNSDEFVMEIVPVEAGELTRNILIDWIPIFESQGIAVEIDIAEESVPAALDSGSYTRILNNLIQNLVSHSRADRVEARLSKRDDCFEFTLSDNGVGIAKEALDQVFNRLYTRDLADSERGSGLGLSIARQLAGKMGGRISAESRVGEGTSFTLAFPLIRSEALRR, from the coding sequence ATGAAGATTCTGATCGCGTTCCTGATTTTCCTGACGCTGGCGGCGATCGGTTCCGCCGTTCGGCTCTGGCGCGTAAAGAAACGGCTTTCTGAAATGACCGGCGCGCTCCGCGACGTTCGGGACGGGAACGGGAACCGCCGGCTCCTGGCCGGACCGTCAGAGCCGATCGCGCCGCTTGCGTATGAGATGAACGAGATTGTTCGCGCTTATGAGGACCGGCTGGCGCAGTTCCGGCAGACGGCGGAAACGAATAAGCGGCTGATGACGAGCCTGTCGCATGACGTTCGGACGCCGCTGACGACGCTGATCGGGTACCTCGACGCGGCTCAGAAAGGTATCGTAACAGGGAAGGAGCGCGAGGAATATATTGAAACGGCGCGCCGGAAGGCTTACGACCTGAAAGCGTATATCGACGTTTTATTTGACTGGTTCAAGCTGAATTCCGACGAATTTGTCATGGAAATCGTTCCGGTCGAAGCGGGAGAGCTGACGCGGAATATCCTGATCGATTGGATCCCGATTTTCGAAAGTCAGGGGATCGCGGTTGAGATCGATATCGCGGAAGAGTCGGTTCCGGCGGCGCTGGACAGCGGGAGTTACACGCGGATCCTGAATAACCTGATTCAGAATCTGGTCTCTCATAGCCGCGCGGATCGCGTTGAAGCGCGCCTGTCGAAGCGGGACGATTGTTTTGAATTTACGCTGTCGGATAACGGCGTCGGGATCGCGAAAGAAGCGCTGGATCAGGTTTTTAACCGGCTTTACACGCGCGATCTGGCCGATAGCGAGAGGGGAAGCGGGCTTGGGCTGTCGATCGCGCGCCAGCTGGCCGGGAAAATGGGCGGGCGGATCAGCGCTGAAAGCCGCGTCGGGGAAGGGACTTCTTTCACGCTTGCTTTTCCGCTGATTCGGTCGGAGGCTT
- a CDS encoding DNA-binding response regulator, with translation MNRILIIDDDWQLCALIQRCVSREHIDADICRDGRAGLAKLRETGYQLVILDVMMSGADGFEVLSEIRKESGVPVLMLTAKNDSASKVRGLRGGADDYLTKPFDLEELMARILSLIRRYTRFNPADDGPRMLIYDGLTIDLDLRTVATAAGSFELPPKEFDLLLFAAKNQGRILTKKRIYEEVWKEAYLHDDSNIMAVISRLRKKLEADPGSPRYLQTVKGIGYRFNKDV, from the coding sequence GTGAACCGGATTTTAATCATTGACGACGATTGGCAGCTTTGCGCTTTGATTCAGCGCTGCGTTTCGCGGGAGCATATCGATGCGGATATATGCCGCGACGGGCGGGCCGGGTTAGCGAAATTAAGGGAAACCGGGTACCAGCTGGTTATTTTAGACGTGATGATGTCTGGCGCGGATGGTTTTGAAGTTTTATCAGAGATCCGTAAAGAAAGCGGCGTTCCGGTCCTGATGCTGACCGCGAAAAACGACAGCGCTTCGAAGGTCCGCGGGCTGCGCGGCGGGGCGGACGATTACCTGACGAAACCGTTCGATCTGGAGGAGCTCATGGCGCGGATTTTGTCGCTGATCCGGCGGTACACGCGCTTCAATCCCGCCGACGACGGGCCCCGGATGCTGATCTACGACGGACTGACGATCGATCTCGACCTGCGGACGGTTGCGACCGCGGCCGGTTCGTTTGAACTCCCTCCGAAGGAATTCGACCTGTTGCTGTTCGCCGCGAAAAATCAGGGCAGGATCCTGACGAAGAAACGGATCTATGAGGAGGTATGGAAGGAAGCGTATCTTCATGACGACAGCAATATCATGGCAGTGATCAGCCGGCTGCGGAAAAAGCTCGAAGCCGATCCCGGGAGCCCGAGGTATCTTCAGACCGTGAAAGGGATCGGCTATCGGTTCAATAAGGACGTTTGA